TTGTATTTCGCCCGCGGTGCGGGGGGCGAGTTCAGCGTGGCGCACAGGGGATTCACGATGGGTGCGTTAGGCATGGATATATATCGCTTCGGATAAACGCAGAATCAAAAGATCGCAGCCTTCGGCAGCTCCTACAGTGGGGAATGAGTACACCCTGTGTAGGAGCTGTCGCAGGCAGCGATCTTTTGATCTTCGATCTTTGCTCTTTCAGACAGGCAAAAAAAATCCCCGAACCAGTCGGGGATTTTTCATGTTCGATCAATCAGCCCAAGGGCGGATCAATCTTCGCGGTAGCGACGCAGTTTCAGCTGCTTGCCAGCGACGCGAGTGTCCTTCAGCTTGGTGAGGAGTTTGTCCAGACCATCTTCCGGCAGCTCGACGAGGCTGAAGCTGTCACGCACCTGGATGCGACCGATCGCTTCGCGGGCTAGACCACCTTCGTTGAGGATGGCGCCCAGCAGGTTCTTGGCGGCGATACCGTCACGCGCACCCAGCGCGGTACGGCAACGGGCACGACCTTCGCCCAGAGGCATTGGCGCGCGACGCTCGCGGTCACCACGCTCAGGACGATCACCGGAACGCTCAGGACGGTCGCCACGCGGTGCGTTGTTCGGCACCAGTGGGCGTTCCTTCTCGATCGCCGCCAGGTTCAGCGCTTGACCGTTGGTCGCCTTGCGCAGCAGAGCTGCAGCCAGGGCACGCGGGGTGCAACCGATGTCAGCGGTCAGGCGATCCAGCAGTTCGCCGTGAGTCGACTCAGCATCAGCGACCAGCGGCGACAGGCTGTTGGTCAGTTTCTTGATGCGTGCATCGAGAACAGCCTGAGCGTCCGGCAGACGCACTTCGGCAACCTTCTGACCGGTGACACGCTCGATCACTTGCAGCATGCGGCGCTCACGTGGAGTCACCAGCAGCAGTGCGCGACCTTCGCGACCGGCACGGCCGGTACGGCCGATACGGTGCACGTAGGATTCCGGGTCGTACGGCATGTCCACGTTGAATACGTGGGTGATGCGCGGAACGTCCAGACCACGGGCAGCCACGTCGGTCGCGACAACGATGTCCAAGCGGCCATCTTTCAGCGAGTCGATGACGCGTTCACGCTGGTTCTGGGCGATGTCACCGTTCAGCGCAGCGGCCTTGTAGCCTTTGGCGTCGAGGGCACTGGCCAGATCCAGGGTCGCTTGCTTGGTGCGCACGAACATGATCAGCGCGTCGAAGTCTTCCACTTCCAGCAAGCTGAGAACGGCGGAGGTCTTCTGGTCAGCGTGAACCAACAGGTGAGCCTGTTCGATCGCGGTAACGGTCTGGGTCTTGCTCTGGATCTTCACGTGCTTCGGATCGCGCAGGTGGCGCTCGGCGATGGCACGGATCGACTGCGGCAGGGTTGCCGAGAACAATACGGTCTGACGGGTTTCCGGCATGGCCTTGAAGATCACTTCCAGGTCGTCCATGAAACCGAGTTTGAGCATTTCGTCTGCTTCGTCCAGAACCAGGTGGTTCACGGTAGCGAGGACTTTTTCGTCGCGACGCAGGTGGTCGCACAGACGGCCCGGAGTGGCGACAACGATCTGTGCGCCATTACGGATTGCTTTCAATTGTGGGCCCATCGGCGCGCCGCCGTAGACAGCCACAACAGTTACGCCCGGCATTTGCTTGGCGTAAGTTTCGAAAGCGGTTGCAACTTGTAGCGCCAACTCACGAGTTGGGGCCAGGATCAGAGCTTGCGGCTCGCGCTTGGACGGATCAATGCGGTGCAGGATAGGCAGGGCAAAGGCAGCGGTTTTACCGGTACCGGTTTGCGCCTGACCAATCATATCGTGACCGGCGAGGATGATCGGGATCGACTGCTGCTGAATGGCCGAAGGCTCTTCATAGCCGGTAGCGACTACTGCAGCGACAATATTGGGATGAAGTTCAAGAGCGGCGAAGCCGCCGATTTCCTGGGTCATGGGTCTGCCTCTAAGTGCATCCGCAAAGACCCATGCTCCAAAGCTGCACATGCCGTGTTGAGACTCAAGAGTCGCCCTGGCAGCTTTGTCGGCGGGGATTTGCGAAAACGTATGAATGAAAAAGAATCGTCAAGGAAGAGCCCGCAGTGCGGACATGCAGCCGAAGCTGACTTCGGGGAATTGCGCTACCTAAACGCGGCCCGGTTAAAGGCCGGCGCGCACTATACCGGAATTTGCCCAAAAAGGGAGCTTTTTTTATCGCCTGAATCGGTGTGTCACCGCTGTGTAACGGGGTTTTGCGGATAATCGTGCAAAGGTCTATTTTGCAAAGGCCCGGCCCTGCGGGTGATGACGCTTAAACGATTCACCGATATGCGGCATACCGTCGCTGCACCCGCCCTTCCCGCCCGAGGATTTCTCCATGAATCAGCCCTGCCCCGGCCGCGTCAGCCGTGAACGCCGTGGTCATGTCCACCTGATCGGCCTTGACCGGGCCGCCAAACGCAACGCCTTCGACCTCGATCTGCTCAATGACTTGAGCCTGGCCTACGGCGAGTTCGAGGCCGACAGCGAGGCGCGGGTGGCGGTGGTGTTCGGGCATGGCGAACACTTTACCGCCGGTCTGGATCTGCTCAACGCCAGCGCCGCCCTCGCCGAAGGCTGGCAGGTTCCGACCGGTGGTTGCGACCCATGGGGTGTTTTCGTTGGTCCACGGGTCAGCAAACCGGTCATTGTCGCCGCGCAGGGCTACTGCCTGACCATCGGTATCGAGTTGATGCTGGCCGCGGATATCAACCTGTGCGCGAGCAATACCCGCTTCGCGCAAATGGAAGTGCAGCGGGGGATTTTTCCGTTTGGGGGCGCGACATTGCGCTTTCACCAGGTGGCCGGTTGGGGCAACGCGATGCGCTGGTTGCTGACCGGCGATGAGTTTGATGCCCACGATGCGTTGCGTCTGGGTTTGGTGCAGGAAGTGATGGCCAGTGAGGATCTGTTGCCGCGGGCGATCGAACTGGCCGAACGGATTGCCCGGCAGGCACCGTTGGGGGTGCAGGCAACGCTGATGTCGGCGCGCCAGGCGCGGTATGAAGGCGAGACGGCGGCGGCGCAGGGATTGCCGGCGCTGGTGAAGAAGTTGCTGGGGAGTGAGGATGCCAAGGAGGGGGTGAGGTCGCTGGTTGAGCGGCGCCCGGGCATCTTCAAAGGGATCTGAGAAAAAGGGTGTTCTTCAGGCCCTCTTCGCGAGCAAGCTCGCTCCCACATTTGGAATGCATTTCAAGTGTGGGAGCGGGCTTGCTCGCGAAGGGGCCATCACTGACCACTCAAGTCGCCGGGCGAATCGCCTTGATCAACGACTGCAGCGAATAACCCAGCCGTGGCGCCAGCACTTCGGCGCGGGCGGTCAGCGCCTGCATGTCCAGCTCCTGATCGAGATCCGCCGGCACAATCAGAATCACATTGCCCTCCTTCACCGGCAGCTCCCAGTAATGCCGGTGATAGAGCCCGCGCAACAACGCCGCGCCCAACGGTTTGCCGTCATCGGTGGCCCACTGGTTGATCACCAGCCAGCCGCCCGGGTTCAGACGCTTCTGACAGTCGCCGAGAAAACTCCAGGCCAGGTGCCCGACACCCGGGCCGACATCGGTGTACAGATCGACAAAGATCAGATCCGCAGGCTCGGCCGTCGGCAGCAACTCCAGCGCATCGCCGACCCGAATGTACAAGCGCGGATCGTCATCCAGCCCCAGGTACTCGATCGCCAGACGCGGCACGTCCGGGCGCAGTTCGATGGCTTCGACGTCTTCCAGCGGCAGGAACTTGAGGCAGGCCTGGGTCAGCGTGCCGGCACCGAGGCCGAGAAACAGCGCGCTCTCCGGTTGCTCATGGCACAACGCGCCAATCAGCATCGCCCGGGTGTAGTCATATTCGAGCCAGCTCGGATCGGCGGTGAACACGCAGCTCTGTTCGATGGCATCGCCAAATTCCAGAAAGCGGTAATCGGCCACTTCCAGCACGCGAATCACGCCGAACTCATCCTGTACCTCGGCGAGCAACAGCTCGACGCGCTCCTCAGTCATTTCGTCTCCTGATGGTCACCGGGCGCGGTGACGCGATGGCACCGCTGCGGCGCCGTGGCAAAGCGGCGATTGTCGGTGATGGGGCGGGAGCAGGTCACGCACTAATTGCTGCTACCATGGGCTTCCCGTGCGTAGAACCAATTAGAGACCGTGATGAGCCAACCGTGGAGCCCTGACAGCTGGCGCGCCCTGCCGATCCAGCAACAACCCCAATACCCCGACGCCGCGCACCTGCGCCAGGTCGAGCAGACCCTGGCCAGTTATCCGCCGCTGGTGTTTGCCGGCGAAGCGCGCGAGCTGCGCCGTCAGTTTGCCGAAGTGACTCAGGGTCGGGCGTTCCTGCTGCAGGGCGGCGATTGCGCGGAAAGCTTTGCCGAGTTCTCGGCGGCGAAGATTCGCGACACTTTTAAAGTGCTGCTGCAAATGGCGATCGTCATGACCTTCGCCGCCGGTTGCCCGGTGGTCAAGGTCGGGCGCATGGCCGGCCAGTTCGCCAAACCGCGCTCGGCCAACGATGAAACCATCGACGGCGTGACCCTGCCCGCCTACCGGGGCGACATCGTCAACGGTATCGGCTTCGACGAAAAAAGCCGCGTGCCGGATCCGGAGCGCCTGCTGCAGTCGTACCACCAGTCCACCGCCACCTTGAACCTGTTGCGCGCCTTCGCCCAGGGCGGTTTTGCCGACCTGCATCAGGTGCACAAGTGGAACCTGGACTTCATCGCCAACTCGGCACTGGCCGAAAAATACAGCCACCTCGCCGATCGCATCGATGAAACCCTGGCGTTCATGCGCGCCTGCGGCATGGACAGCTCGCCGCAACTGCGCGAAACCAGTTTCTTCACTGCCCACGAAGCGCTGCTGCTGAACTACGAAGAAGCCTTCGTGCGTCGCGACAGCCTGACCAACGATTACTACGATTGCTCGGCGCACATGCTGTGGATCGGTGACCGTACCCGTCAGCTCGACGGTGCTCACGTCGAATTCCTGCGCGGGGTGAACAACCCGATCGGGGTGAAAGTCGGCCCGAGCATGAACCCGGATGATCTGATTCGCCTGATCGACGTGCTCAACCCGGACAACGATCCGGGGCGCCTGAACCTGATTGCGCGGATGGGTGCGAACAAGGTCGGTGATCACCTGCCGGCGCTGATCCGTGCGGTGCAGCGTGAGGGCAAACAGGTGCTGTGGAGCTCCGACCCGATGCATGGCAACACCATCAAGGCCAGCAGCGGCTACAAGACCCGCGACTTCGCGCAGATCCTGGGTGAGGTGAAGCAGTTCTTCCAGGTGCACGAAGCCGAGGGCACTTATGCCGGCGGGATTCATATCGAGATGACCGGGCAGAATGTCACCGAGTGCATCGGTGGTGCGCGGCCGATCACTGAAGACGGGTTGTCGGATCGTTATCACACCCACTGTGACCCGCGGATGAATGCCGATCAGTCGCTGGAACTGGCGTTTTTGATTGCTGAAACCCTGAAACAGGTTCGCCGCTGAATCAGTCAGATTTTTAGCGTCGGGCAGGCCGCCTTCGCGAGCAAGCCCGCTCCCACACTGGATCTGTGTCGTACACAAAACCCATGTGGGAGCGGGCTTGCTCGCGAAGAGGCCCGCTCAGTCACAGCCGATCTGCGCCAATGCCACCCGCAACCGCCCCGCACTCTCACGCTGACAATTAAGCTGTACTCGCTCCAGCCCCAGCCAATCGGCCATCTGCCGCAAATTCAACGCCAGCGCCAGCATCCCCTCTTCGTCCAGCCCCGGCTTTTCCTCGTGCACTGCATGCACCGCCAATCGTCCCGACGCCCGCTCGGCGCGCAGATCGACCCGCGCGGCAATCCGCTCGTTGTGCAGAAACGGCAACACGTAATAGCCGTAGACCCGCTTGTCCTGCGGCGTATAGATCTCCAGCCGATAGCGAAAATCGAACAGCCGCTCGGTACGACTGCGCTCCCAGATCAGCGAATCGAACGGTGACAACAGCGCACTGGCGACGACTTTTCGCGGGACTTTCGGCTGCGGCAGGCAGTAGGCGATCTGTCGCCAGCCAGCGACTTCGCAGGTCTGCAATTGCCCGTCCTCGACCAGCTCCGCCAGACGCGGGCGCGCATCGCCAGGGTTCAAGCGGAAATAATCGCGCAGATCCTTTTCCGTGCCGACGCCCAGTGCCTGGGCCGCGTGCAGCAGCAGACCACGCTGCGCTTCGGCTTCATCCGGCAACGGCTGCTGCAGAATCGATGTCGGGATCACCCGCTCCGGCAAATCATACAAACGCTCAAAACCGCGGCGGCCGGCGACGGTCACTTCACCGGCGGCGAACAACCATTCCAGCGCATGCTTTTCCGCGCTCCAGTCCCACCATTGCCCGGCCTTGTCCTCGCGGGTCGACAGACTGCCGGCGCCCAATGCACCGCGCGCCTCAACCGCGCTTAAAACCCGGCGCACGACGTCCTGCTGCTCAAGACCAAACTTCGCCAGTTGCTGATAGATGTCTCTGCCAGTTCTGGCCCGCTGCATCCGCCACCCCATCAACGGATACATCGCCAGCGGCAGCAACGACGCTTCGTGGCCCCAGTATTCGAACAGCGTGCGCCGACGGCCCGAACTCCAGGCAGCCTGGTCGAGCAGATCGGAAGAATAGGAACCCAGACGTGAAAACAGCGGCAGATAGTGCGAGCGCACCACGGCGTTGACGGAGTCGATCTGCAACAGCCCCAGCCGTTCGATCAGCCGGTTGAGTTGCGGCGCCTTGACGGTCGGCGGCTGGCGCCCATTGAACCCTTGGGCAGCCAGCGCCAGTCGTCGCGCCTGTTTGAGAGAAAAGGCCAGAGTCGCGGGCATGAACATCTCCTTGTCTGCTCGCAACCTACCTCACCTGAAAGTGGTTTGTGTAGTAAGGCCTTGATCATTTATGCATCGGATCATCCCAGAACGGCCGGATGGCCTCGTGTTCGACGTCGGCACGGCTGACCCCGATGTCCTTCAGCGCTTCGTCGCTCAGGCTGGCAAGCAACTCACGCTCACGGTGCAGTTCGTACCAGCGGCTAAACTTGTGCAGCAGGTCGGAAACGATATGGCCGTGGCCGGAAAATTTTGCGTCGTCTACATACTCTCTTTGACCTTTCATCGTGTTGCCCTCCTTGTGGATGGCTCAAGTCTCGCGCTGGCGCTAAGATCAATCCAACGAATGTTTCTGATGGAATTCATCACGGAGATTCATCAATTGTCGGCCTACCCCAGTATCGATACCGATGTCCTGCGCACTTTCGTTGCGATTGCCGATCAGGGCGGTTTTACCCGCGCCGGCGAGATGGTCAACCGCACGCAATCGGCCGTGAGCATGCAGATGAAGCGCCTCGAAGAAGACGTGCTGCAGCGACAGTTGTTCGAGCGTGACGGCCGCCAGGTGCGCCTGACCGCCGAGGGCCAGGTGCTGCTGGGTTATGCGCGGCGCATCCTGAAATTGCACAGCGAAGTGTTCAACACGCTGCGCGAGCCGCACATGGTTGGCACTGTGCGCATTGGCACGCCGGATGATTACGTGATGCGGTTTCTGCCGGGGATCCTCTCGCGGTTCGCTCAGTTCTACCCGCTGATCCAGATCGAAGTGCATTGCGAATCCAGCAAACAGCTGTTGCAGCGCACCGATCTGGACTTGTCGATTGTCACCCGGGAGCCGGGCAACGAGATCGGTCAGTTGCTGCGCAAGGAGCGTTTCGTCTGGGCCGAGGCGCAGAATTTCAGCGCCCACGAGCAGACGCCGTTGCCGCTGGCGATGTTCAACAGTGATTGTTTCTGCCGTTTGTGGGCGTGCAATGCGCTGGACGCGATGGGCCGTGACTACCGCATCGCCTACAACAGCACCAGCCTGTCGGCGCTGATGGCGGTGGTGAGCGCGGGTCTGGCGATCACCGCGCAACTGGAAAGCCTGATCACCCCGGACATGCGCATTCTCGGCGCCGCCGAGGATCTGCCGCTGTTGCCCGAGGCCAGTATCATGTTGATCCGCAACCTGAACAATCCGTCGCCGATCACCGAATGCCTGGCCGAACACATCGTCGAAGGCTTCAAACTTTAAACGCGAGCATCACCGCGCACAGCACCAGAAAACCGCAGAACAGCCCGCGCAGGAGCCTTTCCGGCATGGCGTGGGCGACTTTCACCCCCCAACTGATGCTGGCCAGACCGCCGATGGCCAGCGGCAAGCCGATCATCCAGTCCACTTCGTGATGCACCGCGTACGTCACCAGGGTCACGCCGGTGCTTGGCAACGCCAGAGCCAGCGACAGGCCTTGAGCAACCACTTGGCTGGTGCCGAACAGACTGGTCAGCACTGGCGTTGCCACCACGGCCCCGCCGACACCGAACAAACCACCCATGGTCCCGGACGCTGCGCCGAGAACACCGAGCCATGGCCATGAGTAACGCATTTCGGAGGTCACGGCGGTTTTCTTGCCGAACATCTTCAGCAGGTTGTACGCCGAGAGCACCACGAGGAACGCGACAAAACCGATGCGCATGGTTTGCGCATCAATGCCCACCGCCCAGATCGAACCGATCCACGCAAAGCAAAAACCCATGACCGCCAACGGCAGCGCATGACGCAGCTCGATGCGATTGCGCTGATGATAGCGCCACAGCGCCAGCATCACGTTGGGCACCACCATCACCAGCGCCGTGCCTTGGGCGATCTGCTGATCAAGGCCAAACCATACGCCCAGCAGCGGGATGGCGATCAAACCACCGCCGATGCCGAAGATCCCGCCCAATGTGCCAAGGGCGGCGCCAAACAGCAGGTACAACAAAAACTCGATCACAGCGATTTCCTCATCCGTCAGGCGATTCATCCTACGCAGTCGAGGCTGGCGGGGAAACGCACAGCAACGCACAATGGCTATGCCAATTTCGCACAAACACCGAAGCACCTATGAATCCCAATCAGTTGACCGAACAGCTCGGGCTGTTTCTCGATGTGCTGGAAAGCGGCAGTTTTTCTGCAGCTTCCCGTCGTCATCCGCTGACGCCTTCCGCCGTCGCGCGGCGCATCGACAGCCTGGAAAGCGCGGTCGGCAGCCAGTTGTTCATTCGCAGCACCCACGTCGTAAGGGCAACCCCGGCGGGTCTGGCGTTTGCCGAGCGGGCGCGGCGCATCGTCAGCGAGCTGCAACTGGCCCGCGCCGAAGCGGTGTCGTTGAGCAGTGCGCCGGAAGGCTTGATCCGAATCGATGCCCCGGCCGCTTTTGGTCGCCGCCATCTCGCGCCGGTCATCGCTGACTTTCTGGTGCTGTACCCGGGCCTCGACGTGCAGTTGCACCTGATCGACAGCTTCATCGATATGCACGGCTCGAACCTGGGCAAAGTCGATCTGGTGCTGCGTGCCGGGCAAATGGCCGATACGCGCTTGGTCGCCACGCCGCTGGCGAGCATGGTGCGCATTGCCTGCGCCAGCCCCGACTACCTCAAACGCCGTGGCGCACCGCGCCATCCCGCGCAGTTGAGTGAACATGACGGGCTGGATTGGGAAGGTCTCGCCCCGCCCTTCGCCTGGCGCTTCGAACTGGACGGGCAAATGCAACTGCATCGCCCCGCGCGCATCCGCATGAGCGCCAACAATGCCGAAGCGCTGGTGTGCGGTGCTCTGGCCGGGCTGGGCATCGCGCATTTGCCGACCTGGCTGGCCAGTGAGTACCTGCTGCGCGGCGAACTGCTGCCGCTGTTCTGCGAGAACGGCCTGCCGCAACCGGAAAGCACCGGCATCTATGCGCTGCGCATGGAACAACAGACCCACTCGCGCAGCCGTCTGCTTTTGGAATACCTCAAGACCCGCTTCAGCCCGGTGCCACCGTGGGATCTGGCGCTGCAACGCGAGCTGGGCCGACACTAGATCCTGGATAATTATCTGGCGCATTAAACATTCGGGCGCTAGATTCAAGCCCATCACCGAACAAGGCTTTGCCATGACCACCGAACGCGACACCTGCGACGACCTGCTGCTCGACAATCAGGCGTGCTTCGCCCTGCATTCCACTTCACTGATGATGACCAAGGTCTACAAGCCGCTGCTGCAAGCGCTGGGCCTGACCTATCCGCAGTATCTGGCAATGATGGTGCTGTGGGAAAAGGATGGTTTGACCGTGGGCGAAATCAGCACGCGGTTGCTGACCGATCCAGGCTCGCTGACACCGTTGCTCAAACGGCTAGAAGGTGAAGGTCTGCTCAGCAGAACCCGCAGCCGTGAAGACGAACGGGTGGTGATCGTCGAACTGACCGCGCAGGGACGGGCTCTTCGTGAGCAGGCCAAAAGCGTTCCGCAATGCATCTTGGGCGCCAGTGGTTTCACCCTCGAACGCCTGCAGAATCTTCAATCTGAGCTGCAAGCCCTGCGCAGCCATCTGCAAGAAAGCCTGACCGGATAACAGCGCTGCCCTCTTGTAGGAGTGAGCCTGCTCGCGATAGCGGTGGTTCAGTCGGCCCCCTTATTGCCTGCTCCACCGCTATCGCGAGCAGGCTCAATCCTACAAAGGATCGGTTCATCAGGAAAAATATTCTTCAGCCCGCGCCCCCACCATCCGCTCTAAATCTTCACTTTCAAGCTGATCGACAGTGCCTTTAAAGGACCGAGATTCAGCTTTCTCAAAAAATTATCTTGCGCACTAAACATTAGCGAGCTACATTCACCTCGCAGCTACTTAGCGCGCAAACAATTAGCGCAACAACAGACACTCAATGAGGCCCACACCATGCAAACTCTCTACACTGCAATCGCAACCTCCACTGGCGGCCGTGATGGTCGTGCGATCTCCAGCGACAACATCCTCGACGTCAAACTCGCTACCCCGAAAGAACTCGGCGGTGCCGGCGGCGCAGCGACCAACCCTGAGCAACTGTTCGCTGCCGGTTACTCGGCCTGCTTCATCGGCGCGCTGAAATTCGTCGCCAGCCAGACCAAACGCAAGATCCCGGACGACGCCTCGATCACCGCGCACGTCGGCATCGGTCAGATCCCTGGCGGTTTCGGTCTGGACATCGACCTGCACATCAGCCTGCCGGGCCTGGAACAGGCGGATGCACAGAGCCTGGTCGAAGCGGCGCACCAGGTCTGCCCGTACTCCAATGCCACCCGCGGCAACGTTGACGTACGCCTGCACACCACCGTTTGAGAACAACACCAATCCACTGTGGGAGCGGGCTTGCTCGCGAATGCTTTGTGTCATTCAACACACAGGTTGTCTGACCGGGCCTATTCGCGAGCAAGCTCGCTCCCACAGGGTTCGGTGGTAGACGTGGAATCGCAGGCACAAAAAAGCCCGACTCAATGGTCGGGCTTTTTCTTTCCGTAAAAAGCAGTGCTTATTTGGCACGGCCTTTGTAGGAACCGCCTTCGCGGGTATCGATCTCGATCATGTCGCCGATTTCGATGAAGTCAGCAACCGACAGCTCGGTACCGTTCTTCAGTTTGGCAGGCTTCATCACCTTGCCGGAAGTGTCACCGCGAGCGGAACCTTCGGTGTAGTCAACCTGACGCACGATGGTGGTCGGCAGTTCTACGGAAACCAGACGCTCTTCGAAGAACACGGCTTCGCAAACGTCGGTCATGCCTTCTTCAACGAAAGGCAGAACGCTTTCGATGTCTTCGGCGTTCAGTTCGTACATGGTGTAGTCAGTGGTGTCCATGAACGTGTAGGTGTCGCCGCTGATGAAGGACAGGGTCGCTTCTTTGCGGTCGAGGATCACGTCGTCCAGCTTGTCGTCCGCACCGTAAACGGTTTCGGTCTTGTAACCGGTCAGCAGGTTCTTCAGCTTGGTCTTCATGATCGCGCTGTTACGGCCCGACTTGGTGAATTCAGCTTTCTGAACCAGCCAAGGATCGTTGTCGATACGGATCACGGTACCGGGTTTGAGTTCTTTACCAGTTTTCATTGCGAATATCCGAATTTGGATGGGATTTACAAAAATCTAGGCCGCGTATCATATCCAATTTAGGTAAAACTGTACCAGCGCCGTGGCAAGATCCGCCTGCAAGCCTTGTTCCAGACACCACGCCTCGGCGTTTTCCTGCAGTTCTGGCCAGTGTTTACGGGCCTGGAGCCAGTGCTCGCCGATCGGTTTCCCGGCACTCCAGGCCCGCCACAGACTGCTCATCGCCTCGGCAGCGGCCGGTGAAAGCCCTTTGGTGTAGAGCGCGAGAAAGGCATCGAGCTTGTCGAGGTGGATGTCTTCGTCCTGCTGATAGATATGCCAGAGCATCGGTCGCCCGGCCCACTGTGCACGGACGAACGAGTCTTCACCGCGCACCGCGTTGAAGTCGCAGCACCACAGCAACTGATCGTATTGATCCTGACGGACGAACGGCAGCACCTGCACCGTCAGCGCCTGACGCACGTCCAGATCGCCGACAGCCAACGCGTCGACCCCGAGCCAGCGCGCAACGTCACCGAGAATCCGCCCTTCCGGCACCAGCAGATGGGTCGGCGCGCTATCGGCCGCCAACGCATCCAGCCAACTGGCCAGCCCGGCATTTTCGTAGGCAAACAACGAGATCAGCTGTGCGTCAGCTGCGCGATCTACGCCCAGGCCGTGCAGGAATTGTCGCTGCGCAGCCGCGTCCTGCTGAAATCGCCGACGCCGCTCAAACAGACCGTTTTCACGCAGCAAGCCGCCCGTCCCCGGTTGAAATCCGGGAAAGAAAAAGAATTTCTGTACCGACTTGTACTTCACCGACGGCAAACCGTGACAACCGGTGACCCAGTCTTCGGCGCTGAGGTAATCGAGGTTCATCCACAGCGGTGGCTGTTGCCGCTCGGCCATGGCGTCCATGTACGCCGATGGCAGCTGACAGGCAAATGCGGCGATCACCACGTCCGCCGCCTCCGTCTGCGGCCAGTCGCTCGGCCAATGCCGCACCTCGACGCCCTGCTGCGATTGCTGCGCCAGGTGGATGTCGATCTCGGGGCAGATACGTTCAAAGGCGCGCAGGTCATCGACCCACAGGCGCACCGCCAGCCCATGCTCGGCTATCAGTTGCCGGGCCAGACGCCAGGTCACGCCGATGTCGCCATAGTTGTCGACCACGGTGCAAAAAATATCCCAGCGGGTTTTCGGT
The Pseudomonas fluorescens genome window above contains:
- a CDS encoding LysR family transcriptional regulator; translated protein: MNPNQLTEQLGLFLDVLESGSFSAASRRHPLTPSAVARRIDSLESAVGSQLFIRSTHVVRATPAGLAFAERARRIVSELQLARAEAVSLSSAPEGLIRIDAPAAFGRRHLAPVIADFLVLYPGLDVQLHLIDSFIDMHGSNLGKVDLVLRAGQMADTRLVATPLASMVRIACASPDYLKRRGAPRHPAQLSEHDGLDWEGLAPPFAWRFELDGQMQLHRPARIRMSANNAEALVCGALAGLGIAHLPTWLASEYLLRGELLPLFCENGLPQPESTGIYALRMEQQTHSRSRLLLEYLKTRFSPVPPWDLALQRELGRH
- a CDS encoding MarR family winged helix-turn-helix transcriptional regulator, with product MTTERDTCDDLLLDNQACFALHSTSLMMTKVYKPLLQALGLTYPQYLAMMVLWEKDGLTVGEISTRLLTDPGSLTPLLKRLEGEGLLSRTRSREDERVVIVELTAQGRALREQAKSVPQCILGASGFTLERLQNLQSELQALRSHLQESLTG
- a CDS encoding organic hydroperoxide resistance protein — protein: MQTLYTAIATSTGGRDGRAISSDNILDVKLATPKELGGAGGAATNPEQLFAAGYSACFIGALKFVASQTKRKIPDDASITAHVGIGQIPGGFGLDIDLHISLPGLEQADAQSLVEAAHQVCPYSNATRGNVDVRLHTTV
- a CDS encoding elongation factor P, whose product is MKTGKELKPGTVIRIDNDPWLVQKAEFTKSGRNSAIMKTKLKNLLTGYKTETVYGADDKLDDVILDRKEATLSFISGDTYTFMDTTDYTMYELNAEDIESVLPFVEEGMTDVCEAVFFEERLVSVELPTTIVRQVDYTEGSARGDTSGKVMKPAKLKNGTELSVADFIEIGDMIEIDTREGGSYKGRAK
- the earP gene encoding elongation factor P maturation arginine rhamnosyltransferase EarP; translation: MPIPKTRWDIFCTVVDNYGDIGVTWRLARQLIAEHGLAVRLWVDDLRAFERICPEIDIHLAQQSQQGVEVRHWPSDWPQTEAADVVIAAFACQLPSAYMDAMAERQQPPLWMNLDYLSAEDWVTGCHGLPSVKYKSVQKFFFFPGFQPGTGGLLRENGLFERRRRFQQDAAAQRQFLHGLGVDRAADAQLISLFAYENAGLASWLDALAADSAPTHLLVPEGRILGDVARWLGVDALAVGDLDVRQALTVQVLPFVRQDQYDQLLWCCDFNAVRGEDSFVRAQWAGRPMLWHIYQQDEDIHLDKLDAFLALYTKGLSPAAAEAMSSLWRAWSAGKPIGEHWLQARKHWPELQENAEAWCLEQGLQADLATALVQFYLNWI